From the Oryzias melastigma strain HK-1 linkage group LG13, ASM292280v2, whole genome shotgun sequence genome, the window aaaaagtttattttggcaaagtaattaaaaacatcaagaagTGAATAAACCTTTCACAATTTCTGAAACTGACATAAAATTACAGAAACAACAAAGCAAATTGTTAAAAgacatatttatttgttctaCTTTTAAttacatctttatttacagtttttcaacAATCTTAAATGCTCCAGCTGAATTATGAACTCCTGTATTTTGCTGGAGAAGCGTTAGACACAGTCTTAGCACAGTCACACAGTAAGCCACAGACATCCAACACCAGTCCAAAACAAGCCAGGATGAAGTCTGGATCCTGTGGGATCAGGAAGGATGTTGGCTGGAGCTTAATCTCACACACATGCATTAATTCACCGTATTATTGTGCTacttttgtcatattttcaaaGCTCAACAGCTCCCTGTTGTGGCCGAGGAAACACCATCCCGTCTGCATCATGTTTAATTTCTACAAGCCTGTGTGGTGCTTCCTCTGCTTCACTGCTGGATGTTGTACTTCCATCAATCACCCTTTTCCTCACTTTGAATGGCTCTGCTGTGCTAAGGAGGGTCTGATGAAcatcacagcagcagaaaagagGTCCAGAAGGGTGGAGTAATTCATAAACAGAAAATGATCTGAGCAGGAACTAAAGTTTGATAAAATGGAGATAGAAttcacaaataaagacaaaaacagagtttctgCCTGTTTGCACAAACccaaagtcaatattttaggCACTGCATGTCCGGACAAGCCCCATCAGTCTGGGAGTTCTTATGTTTCCTCTTAGCTTTGGCGTGAACATCTCTTCAAACCTAATCGCggctttaaaaaggaaaaactgttgGGGAAATTTGAACAGAACATATAAACTCAATTTGACCAACGCTGATATTCTGGATTCCTCTCCAGACGTTCTCGTTTGACTTGACTGAAACTGAACGCTCTGCCGGGTTACAGAGGAGGGACGAGTCCAGATAGGATGAACCGGCACTGCCGTGGTTCGGGGAGAAGCAGCTGTTAGAATGTGtaaccagcagggggcgctttGTCGTCTTTGTTGCTCTCCAGGGAGAAAGGAGGAATGCGTACGTCAAAGTGGGAGCCGTCCGTTCGTTCTATGCGAAATGTCcccctaaagaaaacaaaaaacaaacaaatgaactcACAAGACCATCAACAAGCTTCATTTACAGAACGGGACGGCGGACTCACCACATGTGACCACTGGGGGCTTGAAGGGACACATGGCTGCTATACTGGAAGGCTGGCTGCTCTTTAGACAACACTGGCTCCTTTAACAACAAACAGACATTTAGCACAAACATTCAAACTAACTCGGCTGATTAGATCAGATAATACGAAAGTGGGACAGTTGCTGGTTCTGTAAATGGAGCTAAACTGAACTCGAGTGTCAACCTGATCATTGGtgtttgtttattattaataaataaaggttacaaAGATAAGGACAGCTAATGCTTCAATAGTTTTCCAACTTCTCTCTGAATCTGGTTTGAAGGTTTTGTCCTCAGTAATTAGTAAGATTGTGATTTGGCAAGAGTCTGTCCAAAAGAATATACATCCCAAAGGCACAACAGAAAATGGATCATAATTCTGTTTAAAAGagtatgactttaaattaactttttataaaCCAATACacctttaagataaaaaaaaacattttattcaattattagAGTATTAAGCACTTTAACTGTATCCTCCATACAAGTTGTTTTCACTAAAGCAAGTTccaagtgcttttattttggtaaattaagaaatgctTTTTCCAACACACATTGTTTATTAACGTATATTTGTcagcattaagaaaaaaagaaagcgtTAATGTTATTTTACCAAGAAATTACAGGTCCTTGAGGAATTTAGCATGTGGCTGCTGGACTCAAAGACCAAAGAAACAACGAACAATCCACAACAATCTGCCTATTTCAGTTATAATTAGGGATACATTTTGGATTTATTCAGTGCCAAACCAGTACTTTTAAAACAGCTCTGGTGCTGAACCAGAgcttcaaaagtgaaaaaaaaaaacgtgccaatttttttaacatgtgatGAAGCAGCGTGATAGAGTGAAGGAGGAAAAGATCCAGGATGACATGTGTGCTTAAAGAGGCAGTTTCAtgcaaaaccaactttttttgagcttttaagtgtattatgttgttcattcctcactataaactaACTTAAAGCgctattttgatctgtttatgtgtttctgagtgttcctctaaaaacctgcgctctatAATAATGAAACCCTGATTTATTATATCTAAATGGATATAGTTGATTCTGAAAGGCTTAGAAACAGCGTGATACAGgtcctttaaaaataatcaatagaAAATTGTTTTGGCTGCATTAAGAAATCTATACTAGTAtttccaaatgaaatattgcaatattttacaGAATCCATTTTTCCTACACCCGTACTagtaatgtgtgtgtgttgtcaaGCGCTGACCCTGCCGACCACGCCTCGCCCCCGAACCGTCTCCAGGGTTCCCGACAGGCTGAAGATCCTCCAGTGTCTCTCTCTCAACTGGACCACCTCGTTCCCCAGGTTCTCCAGACGGATGCAGTAGCGCCACTGCAGTGacatcacacacatacactcagtTCTCAGCTGTGCTGACCTCCTACTTTCACAGTCTGGTACTTACCCAGTACACGTGAGAGTTCTGAGCCTcctgaaaacatcaaacatgtttGCATTAGTGAAGTGAAAACAGAAGTTTAGGTTCTTCAGAAACTGCTAGCAAAGCTCTAGTAACCAAGATAAACCAACAGCATGTTTCTAACAAAGTGTCCTGTACCCTCATTCCCATGTAGAAGGGGATGACTGTGACTCTGATGTTCTCTGTGGTTTCTCTGTGGACGTCTGACAGCTCCAGCCACGGGTGGTTCTTCTCCTGCCACGCCTTCAGGGTGTCTCTGGCAGTAAACGGAGGCGCTATGACGAccaggaaaacacaaaactgtcaaAACTCTTGGCTGTGTTTTAAGTCAGAATCCTTCTGGATTTGGAAGCGACGGAGCAGCACTCACATTTAGTGGGGTTATACATGAGGAAACGCTCAAACAGCTCGTGCTGGATCGGGATCTGCTCCGTGGAGTAATACGGTAGGATGTCTTCATGACTCACATAGTCCAGTCCTGGAGGGGGAAAAGCATCATGGGAGTACAACAGAAGATCCAACGTTCAAGATGCAGAGTATCAGAGCACAGATGAAGATGACCTCAGAGTCATTTACTGATGAAACATCTCCACACTCTGAACCAGAGTGTCTCCATACCTGGAATGGCGTAGAGCGCTCGGCTGTCGTCATGGTTGGCCAGAAATGTTACCGCCTCGGTCTGAGACCTCTGAGactgaaaacacacaacattGAGTCACAGCCTGACATCTGCATGTGTATGTTCACAAATACACTATTATTATCACAAACTTGTCAAGAAACCAACTACATCTTTTCCATATTTCTtagaataataaaagaaaaaaataaaaaggggtaACGCAGAGATTAAATTGTTTAACATCTCAGTGGTGTTTGAATGTATAAAACTTCActgctttagtttgtttttttatagatgataaatttattttttgctaaaacaatCATCAGTTTGAGTGCTGTAAAACAGCATGTCTAAATGATAAATGGGGACCAATTCAAGTGCATGGTTGGCGTGGCAACACAATGAACCATATGTCTGATGTGGTTTTTGTcaattctttacaaaaaaaaactgtaaaaaatacagttttagagAAGTACTTTTCCTTtagctgtgttcacaccaaatgcaatCTGTATCCTCGGTGCGTCCAGTTTCAACGTTAAGACAATGTACAGATTCAATCAGGATCAGGCTTCTGCATTATTTTCTAGAGATTTGGGGCAATAATCCTGTTGGCACAATgtttccagagttcaaatatctgaactttggcgaAGAATTTGTGTCAACCAATTAGGAACTTTGACACTTGACATGTTGATCCAAACCCAACATAATCTCAATCTGCcattttttctcctcctgaacttcatATGTTTCTGATTTGTATGGAGAGTaataaaagttttgctaattttattcttattttagcaAATCATCAAACTGGGTGACAGAAAGATGGAGGTACAGCTGAAAGCAGCCGTCCTTCAGTGGGAGCTCcagcagtagatggtgaagttCACTGTACTGGGAGATTCTTTGACAGATCCCATGAACCCAGATATGGAGGCAGAAttatcaatgtttttgtagagttCTTCAAAAACCTGACCCAGGCTTCCTACAAGTTTTTTGAAGTTATATTTCAGAGTTCTTAAGACCTTTTTAAGGccatacatataaaaaaaaaattaagacaaatttCTCAgcctattttccatttaattaattatttccaattgtattaatttattaccattttatgatcaaaactatAGCTTCTTCTCTTGATTTTGTGCTGTGATGCTTCAGcgcactcttttttttttttaaaccagctgTTGGCATTCAGCTTATTGGTGCATAATTAttggttctgctgctgtttatttcagttttttgatcaaaataattgtgattaaacAATTCAGTAAGAAATGTGAACCGGAGAAGtttcaaacagaacattttataaGGCTCGGtaatcaaaattcaagactttttttgtggctttttaaaNNNNNNNNNNNNNNNNNNNNNNNNNNNNNNNNNNNNNNNNNNNNNNNNNNNNNNNNNNNNNNNNNNNNNNNNNNNNNNNNNNNNNNNNNNNNNNNNNNNNNNNNNNNNNNNNNNNNNNNNNNNNNNNNNNNNNNNNNNNNNNNNNNNNNNNNNNNNNNNNNNNNNNNNNNNNNNNNNNNNNNNNNNNNNNNNNNNNNNNNNNNNNNNNNNNNNNNNNNNNNNNNNNNNNNNNNNNNNNNNNNNNNNNNNNNNNNNNNNNNNNNNNNNNNNNNNNNNNNNNNNNNNNNNNNNNNNNNNNNNNNNNNNNNNNNNNNNNNNNNNNNNNNNNNNNNNNNNNNNNNNNNNNNNNNNNNNNNNNNNNNNNNNNNNNNNNNNNNNNNNNNNNNNNNNNNNNNNNNNNNNNNNNNNNNNNNNNNNNNNNNNNNNNNNNNNNNNNNNNNNNNNNNNNNNNNNNNNNNNNNNNNNNNNNNNNNNNNNNNNNNNNNNNNNNNNNNNNNNNNNNNNNNNNNNNNNNNNNNNNNNNNNNNNNNNNNNNNNNNNNNNNNNNNNNNNNNNNNNNNNNNNNNNNNNNNNNNNNNNNNNNNNNNNNNNNNNNNNNTGAGTGCTGTAAACCAGCATGTCTAAATGACAAATGGGAACCAATTCAAGTACATGGTTGGCGTGGCAACACAATGAACCATATGTCTGATGTGGTTTTTGTcaattctttacaaaaaataatgtaaaaaatacagttttagagAAGTACTTTTCCTTCAGAtgtgttcacaccaaatgcaatCTGTATACTAGGCacgtccagtttcaatgttaagacAATGTACAGATGCAATCAGGATCAGGCTTCTGCATCTTTTTCTAGAGATTTGGGGCAATAATCCTGTTGGCACAATgtttccagagttcaaatatctgaactttggcgaAGAATTTGTGTCAACCAATTAGGAACTTTGACACTTGACATGTTGATCCAAACCCAACATAATCTCAATCTGCCATTTTTTCTCCTTCTGAACTTCACACGTTTCTGATCTCTATGGAGAGTAATAAAGGTTTTGctgattttattcttattttttccctaCTTTGACAAATGCGAGACAGCAAATCATCAAACTGGGTGACAGAAAGATGGAGGTACAGCTGAAAGCAGCCGTACTTCAGTGGGAGCTCcagcagtagatggtgaagttCACTGTACTGGGAGATTctttgaatgatctcatgaacccaaacaggGAGGCAGGATTATCAAtgttttgtagagctctttaaaaACCTGACCCAGGCTTTTCATACAAGTTTCTTGAAGTtatatttcagacttttttaagGCCTTTTTAAGGccatatacataaaaaataagacaaatttcTCAGCCTATTATCcatttaataattatttccaattgtattaatttattaccttttttggatcaaaactgtagcttcttctCTTGATGTTGTGCCGTGATGCTTTAGCgcactcttttttttgtaaaccagTTGTTGGCATTCAGCTTATTGgtgcataataataataataataataataataataattggttctgctgctgtttatttcagttttttgatcaaaataattgtgGTTAAACAATTCAGTAAGAAATGTGAACAGGAGAAAtttcaaacagaacattttgtaaGGCTCAGtaatcaaaattcaagacttttttatggctttttaaaggtattatttcgaaattcataaattcaatgtTTGTAAGGCTTTTTAAGAGCCCGCGAGAACCCTGTGATCTCTTAATATCATCTGGATCTTCAATAATTAAGTGATGAGGCTAAAAAACGTTCCACGGTAGCTCCTCCCAAAGCAGGAGCAGCAGATTTACGAACACTTTTAGACAAAGGTAAAGCAGCAAATTCAAAGCGCGTCTAAACGGAGGCAGAAAGCAGAATTGCACTCGGAATGAGCAGAGAGGACAGACTCTTCCTCAACAGTAGTGTTTGCAGGATTAAAACACCTGAAACTCAACTGATGAATCAGGACCAGCAGGATTtagattaaataataataataataataataataataataagatgaACTTTGAGCTTTAAGAGGCTCCAGAAGATAAAAATCCTCACTTACAATGTGAGGACAGTCTCTGGTGTCAATCAGGACTTGGTAGTAAGTGTGAGTCTTCCCCTTCACCTCCTTGGAGCCGTGGGTTCCTGGAGGCTCGGGTTtactgaaggaaaaaaggaacATAAAGTGTCAGAAACATAAGCAACAAGAGGATTTTCAGCCAGAAAAAGTGGCTACCTGTCGGACATAGGAGGGGTGACGTCTCGGTCGTAGAGGCGAGCGTGCCAAGGAAACAACACGATACCTCTGTAGCCAAACACACTGTGGAGAAACAGCTGTGGGAACAGACGGATCACACCGACATTACACAAAGGTTTTATACGGCCAAGAACAGATCGTCAGCCAACGCCACAGCGACTGCAGCATAAAGGGAGCCTCTGAGGCCTTACCTGTCCCGTTTCGTATTTCCCATGCTGCTTCACGGCCTCAAATACTCCGACCGTCTCCAAAATCTTCCCTTCAGGCCTGTTCCTGACAAAAACACAGCCTCCATGACACGACCGTCTCAACGAATCAGTGACATCAGAACGAGAACAGCTGGTCACTCGTGAAGGAAGTCCACTGGAAAAGAGGCCAAGTTCTGACGCCGTCAGATCACGTGATGTTTACTGATGGTGCCATAACGCTGATCGTGACATCTACACGGCACGAAAACTAGCTAACATGTTCTCCAGCTTTTGCCTGGACGGGCATGTTGAGTGGGAGAACATTGATGGAACGCTGAGGATGTCAGCTCAGAGCTGTTACAGCAACAAGCTGCTGACAAAATTGTTTAGCTGCAGCTGAAGCCAAAATGAGACTTTATGATGTAGTTTTGGAATGAAAGAGTAAatacagaaacagaaatgttaaagaaatcTGATTTAGCTGTGATGATAGACTATAATCCCTCCTAAGTTAATAAATGTTCACATTCTGAATTAACTTTTCTCTAAAAGCTGTAAGAGAATAAATGTAGGAGTTAAAGGGAATAATTTTATGCTGTTACTGCAGAGAGCTCCtcatttttgttcaataaaaaaccCCCACAGAGAGACAAATGTCAACTCTTTCAGCACAGCATGAAGGAAATGTTTACATTATAGAAGGGGTTTAGAAGAATAGAACTCTATTGATACTACAAAggggaaaattacatttttattgttaaataacacaaaaaatatgctttaaaatgaataatattgATGTCCAGTGTCCATGATGTGTTGTAGGGATGCAGTGGATGACCATGAAGATCATTGTTTATGaacaattcagttttttcaCAACTAAACTCTTTAATACGTTGATTCTTTCAACTAATCACTCTATataaaacaaatctaaacaAAATGTTGCCTAAATTAGAAAAACGTGCTTGCAGTACGTTCTCCATCTTAAATCATGAGCTGATTAAGCCTGTTTTTGCTTCAACATTATATTAATTAAGGCTAATGGAAGACAGAATTAgttccatccttccatccaggCAGCCTTAAACTGTCAAAATGAATCTAAATTGTTCTATTTTAGATGAACACTGGCAGTCACAGCGTCTCAGATGACGCATCACTTTAGAGTTAAAATGAGCCTCTAAAAATGGAGTGCACAGTTTGCTCGCACATCTTTACAAAATGATACAAACTGATGTTAGGAGACATCCCTAGTTATGTGTTTGAAACTCTAAATTGTTAGTGTGAAAGCGTTTTACGTGCTTTACCGtgtttttaataactgaaaGCACATTTAGCAATGAGGCCATATGATAtaacactaaataaaaaagagaggcTGGATCTGTTCACACAGATGCCTTCATTAGACTGCAGCTTTCCATCCCATCAGAGTTTTTGCTACACTCTAACCTCTGCACCGGTCTGTGAATCATCAGTGTAGCCAAAGACAAACATTCGTCCAAATTTAGCCACCAGGCTTCAGACTGAACCTCACCGTTCACCAGCTGGATCTTCCAGAGacctcaaaaacataaaactgttcagtttttttccaaagttttgaGCTCAACTTAAAGCCACTGAACCGGTTTAAGATTGGCCTAAAGCCTCAATATCAGATAAGCAGTTGAATATGACACATATGCCTGAAACTAtgcataaaaatgatgaaaaccaATGCAATACTCAACAGTCTGCAGCAAATGAGGCACTAACACAACGGTTAGCCTTGTGTTTGATTTATGCACCATAAGCAGAACTAATGTAACGGCTGCTTGTTTATATACTATCTTTGTAATGTAGAAGCAGTAGTTATGGAAATTCAGGTTATAGACCCACTatatccaatcagaacacaagGAGGTCAACAAAATGTCATCTGAGTTGACTGTTGACAAGAGTGccttaatttcccatcatcccctttgTTTAAAGTCTTTCTTGCTAGCATACAGCTCCCCATACTCCTAACTGAACATTgccaatgcaacaaaaatgtcgagaaatattggagctatctagctgtacagttttgagccaggtcggaggaggaaaacaaagacgctaaTAGATCTaattgtctacaagtggatgcaatGGAATGGAGAAGCCGATTGGAGATTGTACGTAATAACTACATGCTTTTTATAAACAGTATTTTTCGTCTACTACTGACTaacaatttggataaagaaataggCAGAAATGAAGGTTTAATCTTAGTGTTTTTTCCTCcaacatgagaaaatgctaccagaacatgttaaaagcacgaTTTTCCTGGGAGTGGGTCTTAATGAAACTGATCCTGAAAAGTTATTTAGAAACTAAAGTAGTTCCTGAATGTTGAAGACACAAAACTTTCTCTTAACAGAAACAAAAGTGCAGAATTTCAGTTTCTAGAGTGAAATGTGACAATTGTTTGCTTTCCAAGTAACTTGAGatgttgtttacatgtttatacCAAACAGTGTGCGTTAATCTGAGACAACAAACGTTAGAGCCCAAACAAAATCTTACATATATGTGTCTTTGCACTGCGAGTCAGCACGCAAAACAAACCACACTCCGTGGACGCGTTCGGTCCATTCGCTACCATCATGACAGTGGAGTTGGTTGAGCTTAAAAATGTGCTCCCATAAAACACTACAGTCAAACGAATCAAACCTCGGAAGCCTTTGAGGAAGAAATGTCTCGTGGCTGCAGATCCATGTTATCTAACATGCTAGGATTTGACTCAGCAGGTCGGAGGCTGCCAGGTCAAAAAGGTTGCTGCTAAAACCTGTTAGCTTCCCCTATCAAGAATGCCCCGCGAGCCTTTAAGTTCTGCTGCACGAGACACGAAAGGAAAACATGCGGTACCAGTCCTATTGGATCATAGCTGGGGTcatgatgctacttccagcggCTCACCTAGCTTAAATCTTCAGCGTGTTAGCCGTGACAGAGGAGGACACGGACGGCAGCTCTTACCGTGACGACATGAACCTTCTCTGCTGACCGCTGCCGAACAAACCGCAGACGTGACATGTTTGCTGGGGCTTGTAAACGTCAAACCTACTTGAAGCTTCCGCAAAACTCAGTATTCTGTGCGTGTGCTTTCTGCTGTATGTACTGACGCTGCTTAGCAAGGCTCTGCGTAGCGCACAGGCCGCCATTTTTCTATCAGTCACGCATTAAGTTCTTCCACTCAAGTACAGAGGATGCTGCGTTCAGGACATGCTCGGAACGAGAGATGTTTACTAAAACAAAACGTCAGTGGAGATTCAAACACTCATGTCGCACCGTAACACTGTAGCTACGACAGGGGAAAAATACCTTTTACATTTCATAACACTAAGAGCGAAATGAATACTGTCTTTAATAGATTGGAGAAAATTGTTACTTAAAAAGAAGCAGGGTTTTCACTGAGGCTCTGAAGGCTCCACCTGCTCACGTGTAATGTCACGTTGACATTTTAGAAGAATATTAAACAATTGGTAATTTTTAAATAGTCAGTtatctttaatgttttcataGTACTAAGCTGTGTtatcaaaaacaagaaaatgcaataaaataaaatcttaaaaaacaaaacgaacTTCCGCCATATCCGGTCACATGGCCCGATGTGTCATTGTCATTAAGATAAACAATATGGCgccttcctttttttctgtattccGAACATAATCaggaatattttcattttaatgttccCGCGTCGTATCTGTGATCAAACTGAGCTGTATATTGATAGCGGCGTTGCTAACAGCCGGTCTGGTggatcatcttcatcctcatcttcatcatcatggCGTCTTCTTTTGTCATTGGGGAGCATTTCAGAAACAAGGTGACACAGTTACTGGAGAGAGGGGACACGTCTATGCCAGAAGCTCTGAAAGAAGACCTGGAGGAGCTTCTGAGAAGACCACAGCCAACCGTCCTGACCTTCAGCACAGCCAGGAAACTGAAGAAACATCTGGAGGACAATGGTAACGAACCAGAAGAGCATGGAGATGTTTCAATTCTGCTGCTTTGGAGAGGATTTCTGTCCATAATCCAGAGTAAAACATCCTTGAttagattaaatcaaattacaGAGTCATGGATTCTgctccattcattcatttattattaatttaaaaatgtcaacaactCAGTTTTTGAGAAGCAGCCTCAAATTTACTTAATATTTGTGGTCacttttaaaaagaaggaaaatagaaacaatattataacagcaaaaaaaaaaaaaaagctaattttgacCAAACAGGAGCGTTTGTCTAAGGAGGTCCAGTTAAGGTCCCATGAAGGCCTCCTTAAAGGGACCAGGTGAGACCCAGTGTTTAAAGCTAGTCCAATCCACCCAGATTATAGCAGATATAATGGCCTACCTTATGTGACAAAACAGCTTTTCATTCTCCACCTGTGTCCCTCCAAGCTTTGACTTGGAGGAACACACATGTGCGGGGGCAGGCAGACACTTTCATTTTGAGTGACCTAAAAATTTAGACCAGACATAACCATAGAAACCGTACAAGTCAAATGTGGTTCAAGCTTTCAATACTACCaggacatcccataataacttcTTTCTGATagataatttagttttatagAGTGACTTAATCTCAAATGAACACTAGTAATAACACATGGCATGAGCATATAAACTCAGAATAAACACCTTTTCAATAATCATTACAATTAACTTTTATTCCATTTTCTCTGACTGTAAACTGTGTTTTGGGTTCTTAGTTTTCACCCTAacccttttttttactgatttttagaaaatacttgttttttatgttgaaaaacttttgtttaagacatttaaggcaaatgacagaaaataaatatatcaaagtCTGTCAATTCAACATAATtcaattaatttattgttaaagtTTCCATTTACAATCAATTTATGTTGattaataaaagctgttttcatgAAGCTGGTGATTTAAACTAAGTAAAAGTGGaactttctttattaaaatcaagaTTTTATGCATGAAAAACTTACTAAACATCTTTCTGCCtgaccaaaacacattttaaaggcaAGTTTAGTCATAAATCTGAACATTTAAGTACCAAGTGAATtggattcatttatttttttgaaccaTCATTTCTCATGGGTGGTTTCTGTGAAGGTTGACTCCCATGTCGtccatttttaaagagaaaagtcCTCTTTTAGAGAACTTGAAGTTACCCCATGCCTCCTTCAAGATGTAAATATGACATGACTGTGACGCAGtgcatttattttcatcatccatttaaatgagaaaagtgtagaaagaTGTCTATTGTCTGAGTAGTTACTGAGAATAAAAGtccaaataacatttttaccatcaaCATCTGTCACATGATTGTATGATATTATTGTAAAGTCACAGCAGGAATTCAAACGATGAATAATTAACATTTCTGCTCGTTTTGTTCTTTCACAGGAAATCCTTTCTATCTGCATGAGTTCCTGGAGGACAGTTCACTTTACCTGCCTGAGGTCGTCAAGCCTCCCCGGGTCAGTTCAGTCTCTTTTAAGATTCCAGCGGCGATCTTTATCGTCTGC encodes:
- the poldip2 gene encoding polymerase delta-interacting protein 2 isoform X1 is translated as MAACALRRALLSSVSTYSRKHTHRILSFAEASSRFDVYKPQQTCHVCGLFGSGQQRRFMSSRNRPEGKILETVGVFEAVKQHGKYETGQLFLHSVFGYRGIVLFPWHARLYDRDVTPPMSDSKPEPPGTHGSKEVKGKTHTYYQVLIDTRDCPHISQRSQTEAVTFLANHDDSRALYAIPGLDYVSHEDILPYYSTEQIPIQHELFERFLMYNPTKSPPFTARDTLKAWQEKNHPWLELSDVHRETTENIRVTVIPFYMGMREAQNSHVYWWRYCIRLENLGNEVVQLRERHWRIFSLSGTLETVRGRGVVGREPVLSKEQPAFQYSSHVSLQAPSGHMWGTFRIERTDGSHFDVRIPPFSLESNKDDKAPPAGYTF
- the poldip2 gene encoding polymerase delta-interacting protein 2 isoform X2, with the protein product MAACALRRALLSSVSTYSRKHTHRILSFAEASSRFDVYKPQQTCHVCGLFGSGQQRRFMSSRPEGKILETVGVFEAVKQHGKYETGQLFLHSVFGYRGIVLFPWHARLYDRDVTPPMSDSKPEPPGTHGSKEVKGKTHTYYQVLIDTRDCPHISQRSQTEAVTFLANHDDSRALYAIPGLDYVSHEDILPYYSTEQIPIQHELFERFLMYNPTKSPPFTARDTLKAWQEKNHPWLELSDVHRETTENIRVTVIPFYMGMREAQNSHVYWWRYCIRLENLGNEVVQLRERHWRIFSLSGTLETVRGRGVVGREPVLSKEQPAFQYSSHVSLQAPSGHMWGTFRIERTDGSHFDVRIPPFSLESNKDDKAPPAGYTF